The genomic segment TTGGAAATCGAAGGAATATTGTTAACCATGTATGATGTTCGTTTAAGACTTTCCAACCAGGTGGTCGAAGAAGTGAAAACGCATTTTACTGATTTAGTTTTTGATACCATCATTCAACGTAATACCCGTTTAAGTGAAGCGCCAAGCTTCGGTATTTCCGTCATTATGCATGACGCATCCTGTAAAGGAGCGATCAATTATTTGAATCTGGCACGTGAGATATTGCAGAAGAACGGACATCTTAATGAAATGAATACAACAGTAACCGCATAATATGGCAGCACATCAGCGTAAAACAGGTCTGGGAAAAGGTTTAGGTGCTCTATTAAATGATAGCGTAGATATTCCGGCTAAAAGTAATCAACAGGTTGAGGAAGCGCCGCTTGTGACCTCTTCTCCCATAAACAAAACGAAAGAAACGGGCAGTATTAGTCATGTCCGTGTGGAAGAAATATCGGTGAATCCCTTTCAGCCCCGTACAGAATTTGATCCAGTAGCGCTGCAGGAGCTATCGGAATCCATTCAGCTGCAGGGCTTGATCCAGCCGATCACCGTCCGGAAAATTTCAGATGGAAACTACCAGTTGATTTCGGGTGAGCGACGTCTACGTGCGTCGAGACTGGCTGGTCTTACGGAAATTCCAGCTTATATCCGTACCGCCAATGATCAGCAGATGCTGGAGATGGCGTTGATTGAAAATATCCAGCGTGAAAACCTGAATGCGATAGAGGTCGCTTTGAGTTTTCAGCGTATGATCGAGGAATGTAATCTGAAGCAGGAGGAGCTCGGAGAGCGTGTCAGCAAAAATCGCTCGACAGTAACAAACTATCTGCGTCTGCTCAAGCTACCACCGGTGATTCAGGCTGCAATACGCGACGGGGCCCTAACCATGGGACATGCCCGTGCGCTGATCAATATACCAGAGGTTGATAAACAGCTTTATATATTCAAACTGATCATCGATCAGGGATTGTCGGTTAGGAAAGCAGAAGAGCTTGTCCGTGAACTCCAGAAAGGTGGAAAGAAAAAGACAGGGAAAGAGAAGCCGGCAATGTCTTTTCAACTCCAAAAGATTGAAGATGACCTGGCCTCTAAATTTTCTTCACGTGTCAAGCTCAATCTGAAAAGCGCGAAAGGTAAAGGTGCCATCGAGATTCCTTTTGAGTCCGAAGATGATTTAAGCCGTATCCTTGAACTGTTAGATTGGTAGTATGGCCAAGTTAGTAAGTTTGTTCCTGGCCTTATTTGCCGTTTTGCTTGTCAACGGCCAGACTGTGGATTCAATCTCCAAGAAGCAGGTGACAACCGTTAAATCAGACAGTTTAAAGGCGAAATCCCTACAGGACACGGTGAAAAAGGAATCCCGAAAGGAGCGAAAGCGAAGAGAAAAAGAAGAGGCAAAAGCAAAGGAAAAGACGGTCTTCAAAGATTCTACACGTTTGGCAATCGAAGCTAAAAACCGGCAGGCATGGAAGCGCTCGCTCATCCTACCGGGATGGGGGCAATATACCAACGGCGGAGTCTGGTGGATCAAAGTACCGGCGATTTACGGCGGGCTATTGTCTACCGTGCTTGTTTTTGACTTCAATAACCGCTATTACAAGGAACTGCTGGGGGTACTGCAGGCCAGGGCGGATGGCCGGGCAGTGGAAGACCCGTATTATAACGGTGTTCCGGACCAGTCCATCATTCGGGCCAAAGATAATGCACGGCGCAACCGGGACCTGATGGTGCTACTGACGCTGGGGGTATATGGCCTGAATGTCGCCGAAGCATATATTGACTCCATGTTAAAATACCGTTGGAATATCGGCGAAGATAAACCCAAAAAAACAGCCCTTTCGATCGGTCCTACCTTGATGGATGCTGGGCTTGCGTCCGGCACGTATAGCTTTAAACCCACAGTAGGATTGAAATTATCCATGAAATTCAATTAAAAGTCTTCGTTATCACTACTTTTGTAGCTGTTTTTCGTGGGAATTTTTTAATTTTAAAATTATACTATACTTTATTTTCTAAATATATGAACATCGTTCTCTTGGGATATGGCAAAATGGGGCAGATTATCGAAAGATATGCACTTAAAAGAGGCCACCAGATTTTTTTAATTGTGGATGAAAATAATCGTCCCGGTCTGACAATTGATGATATCAAAGGAGCCGATGTCGCGATAGACTTTAGCATTCCGGCAGCTGCTCTGGATAATATGGATCTTTGTCTGGAAGCCGGCGTGCCTATTGTTGTGGGGACGACAGGCTGGTACGATCAGCTGGAACAGGTCAAGAACAAATGCGCAGAAAAAAATGGAACAATATTATATGGTTCGAATTTCTCGATCGGCGTGAATGTGTTTTTCCATGTCAATAGGATATTAGCCAAAGCTTTGCAACCTTACAAGCAATACGATGTTCAGGTAGAAGAAATTCATCATATCCATAAGCTGGACGCTCCGAGTGGGACGGCCATCACAATTGCTGAGGGAATCCTTGACAACAGTGACGTGAAAAGCAAATGGGTAAATACTGTTGTCGGTGAACAGGACGAAATTATTCCAAAACCGGACGAGCTGCTCATCGAAAGCCACCGTATCGAAGAGGTGCCGGGGACGCATACTGTACTCTACAGTTCTGAGGTGGATCAGATCGAATTCAAACATACCGCACATAGCCGTGACGGCTTTGCGCTGGGAGCTGTGGTGGCTGCCGAATGGCTAAATGGCAAGAAGGGTTTCTATCAAGTAACGGAAATTTTTGATTTTAATAAATAGTACTAATTAGTAGAATATGTGGTTAATTATCTTTGCGGTTTTAACGGCAATATCAGGTTATGGACTCTGGCAATTGTTTGTTAAGGCTGGCAGAAAAGGCTGGGAAGCAATCGTACCTTTTTATAGTCAATATATACAGGCCAAATTGACAAATAGACCGACATGGTGGGTGATCTTATTGCTGGTTCCCATTGTGAATGTGTTTATTTTCTATAATCTTTACCTAGACTTCATCCACTGTTTCGGCAAACGCCGGTTTTGGGAAAACGCGGCAGCGGTCCTTGTTCCGTTTATCGTGCTGCCAATGTGGGCAAAGGATAATAATGTGCGTTTTTTGAATGGCTTATATGCTAAAAACTTAAAAGCTGCTGCCCAGGAGGGCGTGGAACTGACGGAAGAGAAACGGGATGAAATTGAACAGGAATCCTATAAGGAATACAAAATTAAATATCCATATAAGAAATCGATGGTGCGGGAATGGGCGGATGCAATCGTATTTGCCACAGTTGCTGCCTCACTGATCCGGGGGTTTTTGATCGAAGCTTATATGATCCCGACGGGATCTATGGAACGCACTTTATTAATCGGTGATTTCCTGTTCGTTAGTAAGTTAAATTATGGCCCTCGCGTACCCAATACGCCCATAGCCTTTCCGTTTGCACACCACACCATGCCGGTGACAGGGGGGAAAGCTTATTCTGAGCTGATTGAATTGCCTTACAAGCGTTTACCCGGGTTTCAGAAAATTAAACGCAATGATGTTGTCGTTTTTAACTTTCCAGCAGGCGACACTGTCGCTCTGGAAAACCAGAATGCCAGCTATTATGATCTGGTAAGAGCTTACGGATGGCAAACGGTCAATGCACAGTTTACTATCCAAGCTAGACCCATCGATAAGCGGGAGAATTATATTAAGCGTTGTGTAGGCTTGCCGGGAGATAAGATCTTTATGAAGGATGCCAAACTGTTTGTGAATGACCAGCCCGGCTTCGATCCACCTGAAAGTCAGCTGGACTACATTGTGCTGACAGATGGCAGTCCATTGAATATGGACCGTCTGCGCGAGCTGCGTATTGAAGGTGGAGCCTCCGATCAGCAGCCCGGCGTCTACCAGCTGTTTATGACCAAAGACGAACTGGAGCTGGTAAAGTCCTGGTCGAATGTAAAAGAAATCAGAAGGAATACTGCTGGAGAAGGGGCTTATCCATATGATCCTCAATATAAATGGGATTTTGACAATTTTGGTCCGATTCTAATTCCGAAAAAGGGATGGACAGTGGCCCTCAATGCGCAGACGCTGCCAATTTACGAGCGCGCAATCCGTGTTTACGAAAACAATAAGCTGGAAAAGCGCGCGGATGGTATCTACGTCAATGATGTCAAAGCCGATCACTATACCTTCAAAATGGACTACTTCTGGATGATGGGGGACAACCGTCACAACTCGCTGGATTCCAGAGGCTGGGGTTTTGTTCCTGAAGACCATATTGTCGGTAAGGCACTTTTCACCTGGATGAGCTGGGATGATATCGGTACAGGATTATCCAAAATCCGCTGGAACCGTATTTTTAAAGGAATTCATTAAAGCACACCTTATTTCGCATAGGTATTAACGGCAAAGGGCTTTCATTCAGAAAGCCCTTTGCCGTTATAATGATTGTTATGCCACCAGGTTTACTTCAAACAGGCCAGATAGCGCTTGATGGTTTCTTCCAATCCCAAATACAGGGCATCTGAAATCAGTGCATGCCCGATGCTCACTTCCAGTAGCTCGGGGATATGCTGATTAAAATACTGTAGATTATTGAGGTCAAGGTCATGCCCCGCATTGAGGCCCAGGCCAACTTCGCGGGCCTTTAATGCTGCTTTAAAATAAGGTTTGATTGCCGCTTCCTTGTCAAAACCATATTCACTGGCGTAACCCTCTGTATATAGTTCGACCCGGTCGGTACCTGTTGCGGCTGCAGCCTCCACCATTTCTTCCACAGGATCAACAAAGATGGACACCCGTATACCTGCGTCCTTAAACAATTTGCACATATCGCTTAGATAGTCTTTGTGCTTAATCGTATCCCAGCCATGATTGGAGGTCAGCTGTCCCAGAGTATCGGGAACGAGTGTCACCTGAGCGGGCTTGTTGGCCAGTACAAGATCAACAAACTTCTGTTCCTGGCAGTTCCCTTCGATATTCAGCTCGGTCTGGATCTCGGCCTTTAGGTCAAATACATCCTGATAGCGAATATGTCTCTCGTCAGGTCTGGGGTGTACGGTGATACCCTGGGCACCAAAACGTTCGCAGGCCAGAGCTGCAGCAAGCAGATTCGGGTTGTTGCCCCCCCTTGAATTTCTGAGCGTTGCGATTTTATTGATATTTACGGAAAGTCTGGTCATTTTTCTTTATGTTATGATGTAAAAATACAAATAATATCTATTTTTTTTTAACTTGCATATATGGATGGAATCGATTACAGCTTGTTTAGTGGCTTTCGCTTATTGGACGTTATTGATATCATATTAGTAGCGATCATTATCTACTATATCTATAGTTTGATCCGGGGCACGATTGCTGTGAATATCCTGATTGGGGTCGCCCTGTTTTACGGCGTCTATATTGTCGTGAAACAAATGCATATGCGTTTGCTGACCGAGATATTCGGCGGATTTATTTCTGTCGGATCTATTGCACTAATTGTTGTCTTCCAGCAGGAAATCAGACGGTTTTTACTCCATGTCGGCAAAAATATTTCCATGAAACGAAAGAAGGTTTTTTGGTCTTTTTTGGGCAATAAGAAAGCCATTCAAAAAGATTTAACGGAAGATCTTCGGCCTGTCATCGAGGCTTGCAGAAGCATGTCACGAACCCGGACCGGAGCACTGCTGGTTTTCTCCAAATACTTTGATGAGGAATATTACCAGAGTAGTGGTGAATATATCGATGCACAGATCTCAAAGCGCCTGATTGAGAGTATTTTTCATAAAAATAGTCCACTGCATGATGGGGCGGTGGTCATCGTGGATTTTAAGATCATGACAGCTTCCTGCGTGTTGCCGTTGTCGGATAGCGAAGACCTGCCCTTGCAGTTTGGATTGCGGCACCGTGCGGCAATAGGTGTTACGGAAATCTCGGATGCTGTTGCGGTGATTGTCTCTGAAGAAACCGGGGAGATCTCATTTGCAAAGGATGGCAACGTGAATATGAACGTGTCGCCCGAAGAATTGGAACAATTGCTAAAAGACGAATTATAAAAAATGGGCACCTATAAAGTACCCATTTCTTTCTATTATTGTCGGTTAGAACACGCTTTTACTAGCATTTTCCACCTGTTTTTTGTTTTGTCCTATTTTTTTGCTGCATTAAGGACTTGAGTATTTAGCTTGATGTATTCGCTATTTTTACCCTCGGTCGCTACTTCTACCCCTTTGGTGGCGGTTTCGATTGCGCCTTTTTTATCGCCTGCTTTCAATTGCGCTTTTGCTTTCCAGTACAGCACGTGAGCAGCTTTCGGCTGTGCTTTAGCAGCTTCGTCAAACCAAACTAGTGCTTTATTCAGATCGAGGTTGTTATTGAAATAGTATTGAGCGGCGGCAAAATACGGTTTTTTCTCGCCCTTCATGGCCTCGTCGATGGACGCCAGAATCTTCGCCTGCTGCTCCACTTTCAGATCGACTTTTATGGCTGTTTTTTCCCAGGCAAGGCTGAGTACGGCACTGGTGGGTGTTACATTGTCAAAGGAGATCGTGAATGTCTCCACAGCTGTATTCAGCGTTTGTGGTTTAACGTTAAAACGAAGGGCATCTTCAGCCTGATTATAGGTATAAGCTCCCCATTGTTTGGTGTTTTTGCTGATGATCACTGTCCATTCTGATTTATTGGGAATGGTAAACAAGGCGTAGGTACCTGCTGCGAGTTTATGGCCGTTTAAGCTGACATCCCCTTCAAATGTCAGTGTAGTATTGGTATTAGCACCCGTGCGCCATACCTCGTTATATGGGACAAGCTCGCCAAAAATTTTACGGCCATTCATGCTCGGCCTGCTATAGCTGAGGGTCACATTTTCGATTCCCAGTCCCTGTGTGACTGTCTGGGCGCTGCTAGCAGCAGGTAGCTTCAGCTGCGCAGAGGCTGCGTTTGCGGTGAGCAGCAGAACGGCAGCTGTAGCAATGGTAAAAAAACTTTTTTTCATCTGTTTACATGTTTGTTTGTCAATATTTGTGATCTTTTATCCGTTTTTTCCGACTTGATGACCTTTAACAGCAAAGAATAAAATATATAAATAAGCTGGCACCATAGCAAAGAGGAAGGCATGCTGAAAATCTACATGTAGGGTATCTTTAAGGTATCCATAGATCAAGGGCCAGATCGCTCCACCGGCGATACCCATAATCATGACACCCGAACCCACTTTCGTAAAACGGCCCAGTCCCTTGATACCGAGCGGGAAGATCGCAGGCCACATCAGGGCGTTTGCCACACCCAGAAGCGCGACAAAAATGTAGGAAGTCAAGCCTGTGGAGAAAGCTGAAATTGCTGTGAATGCAATTCCGACCAATGTACAGATGCGCAGCGCCGTCTGCTGGGAGACAAAGCGTGGGATCGTAATAATCCCGATAAAATAACCGACGAGCATGCAGACAAGGGTAAATGTTGTTCCGTATTTCACAAAAAACGGCGGTAAGGAAAGCAACCGGCCGTAGGTGCCGATAATATCGCCTGCCATGACCTCCACGGCCACGCAAAAGAAAATAGCAAGAAATCCGAGAAAGAGGTGTGGAAATTGGAAGATGCTTGTCTTCCTGGTGCCTGCAACAGCTGCTTCATCAGACTCTTCTTCTTCCTTGTTGACATCCACATCAGGCATTTTGACAGCAAATACGATGATGGCCAGAATCGCTACACCTACTGCAACGCCGATATATGGACCGTGTAGCCGTTCGGATAGTTCTGCTAATAACGCATCGTGTTCGGCACCAACCTTAAGTTCTTTGATTTTGCTGGATATCGTGTCGTAATCCTTTAACAAGATACTGCCCAGGACCACGGGAACGATCATGCCCGCCGTTTTGTTAAAGATGCCCACAATGGAAATCCGCTGGGCAGCACTTTCTATCGGGCCAATGATACTTAAATAGGGATTAATAGCTGTCTGTAATAAAGCCATACCTGAGGCTTGGACGAATATAGCAATCAGGAAAAGCTGGTAGCTTAAGTTTGACGCTGCCGGAAGGATGATAAGGGCACCGATGATAATTAGGACCAAACTGGCGACAAGCCCGTTTTTAAATCCAATTTTGCTCAAAATCCATGAACTGGGTAAGGCTAGAAAAAAATAGGCAATATAAGAAGCAAAAAGAATCAGAAAGGCCTGGGTATCTGTTTCCAGATTAAATGCCAGCCGTACGAAAGGAATCAACGCTCCGTTGGCCCATGTAATGTAGCCCAAAATAAAAAATAGTGCACAGCAAATGAGCATAGGGACTATTGCTGTTCTACCCGAATTAGGATTAGTGGTCATTTTTTTAATTATATTTAGTTAAGTTATCGTTCTCGGACCAGAATCAGTACAAAGAGTCGTTAAGCAAACGATTGCACGCTATTTTTACTGAATTTTTAGTTATCCATCCTACAAGACTACTTAATTTTCTTGAATATCGGAAATAAAAAAAGGGGTATTTTGCTAATTATTTGGCAAAAAAAAGAAGAATAAATTATAAAAAATATTCTTCTTTGGGTAGCAATCTTGTCGATTTTCGAATATTTATCCGGAAGTAAATCGAGTTAGCGTACAGCACCTTATTTTGGTACAATGGCCACTGTAAGTCGTGAGATACAATTCAGCTTATTGAAGCGGTCGTACATTTTGATTTCCCAGACATGCGTTGAGCGGCCGATATGGATCGGGCTGCATATGGCGGTGATTACGCCGCTACTGACCGGCCTCAGATGGTTGGCATTCACTTCCAGGCCCACGCCTCGATATTTTTCGGGGTCTACCACCAAGTTGGAGGCAATACTGCCCAAAGACTCGGCGAGGACAACGGAGGCACCGCCATGCAGTATTCCATGGGGCTGTTTCACCTTGTCGGTCACTGGCATGGTGGCGGTAATGCTGTTGTCGTCAATCTGGGTCGCCTGAATTTCCAGCAAGCCTGACAGGTACTTGTTAAAAAAAACGTTTATTTCGTCAATGTTGTAGTGCTGAAACCAGATTTTTGACATCGTCAGAGTTTAAGTAGCGTTCCTGAATGATAATACGATGGTGGTTGAGGTGACCTGCAATCACATACAATAGTGCTTTGACGCTGACCAGACGTTCGGAGGCCATGCCTTTGCGCTCCAGTTCCGCCTCATTAAAGCTGTTGAATAGCATCATATTGGCTTTACGTAGATAGGTGAATTCTTTGCTCAGGCTTTCTAACGTCCGCTCGTTGTAGCGGGAATACTGTATTAGATAATCCTGGTCATAGCCTGTCAGCTCTTTCAGGTCGTTGCGTGAAAAACGTAAGGCACGGTAGGCCATGATGCGTTCGTTGTCGATCACATGGCCGACGACTTCTTTGATAGTCCATTTGTCTTCCGCGTATTTGAAGTTACCTCTTTCCTCTGGAATGGAGTCTAAAAATGCAGGAAAGGAAAGTATCTGTTCTTCCAATGCATCCAATACGTTGTCATCGACTACAGTCTCTATGTACGGCGCGTAGACTGCTGGATATTCGTCAGATTTGAGTGGCTTCATATTTTAAGTTACTTTTTAAGATTATTCGAAATGTTGTTCCTTTACCTATTTCAGATTCTTTCACAAAGATTTGACCCTGATGATACCGGACCATCCGTTTGGTCAAGCTAAGGCCCAGTCCCCAGCCTCTCTTTCGCGTTGTAAATCCGGGCTGGAATATCGAGTCAAAATCTGAGCGCGGAATTCCTTTACCCGTATCACTAATGTCTATAAAAATTTCTTCTTTCGCAATATTTTCTGAAATATTAACAGTTATCTTTCCTTCTGTGCCAATGGCATTTACTCCGTTTTTCAATAAATTTTCGATGATCCAGTCGAACAATGGGACATTGAGTTTTGCCTCGACATGTTTATCTCCGGTTAACTCAAACGTGATTTTATTGCTTGTGCGTACCCTGAAATAATCCACATAATTTTCGATGACCTCATACAGATTGTGGTTGGTCAATACGGGTGTCGATCCGATCTTGGAGAAGCGGTCGGCCACGATTTCGAGCCTCTTGATATCGTTTTCCATCTCATTAAGGGTATCGTCTTCCTCCGCGTCAAATTTGATACGAATGAGCTCTAACCATCCCATAAGCGACGATATAGGAGTGCCCAGCTGGTGCGCGGCTTCTTTTGTCAAACCCACCCAGACCAGGTTCTGCTCAGATTTACGGATCGAGTTGAACACGGTATAAGCAATAATTAAGAACAGTGCGATAAGCGATAATTGGACATAAGGGAATACGCGCAGCTGCTGCAAAAACCAGGAATCTTTATAATATACATGCCACTTTTGTCCATTCTCCAACTCCAGTGTGATGGGCGCATGGCTTTTCTTCATGAAGGCAAGCTGCTTCTGAAAATATTCGGGGTCGTAGTCCAGGTGTTTTGTAACAGAATCATTGTGCATCGGCTTGATATTCGTCTTTGTGGAGTCCAGGTTTCTCCAAAAAATAATTTCTTCCTTGTCATCAGTGATAATTGCAGGTAAGTTCAGACTGTCGCGAACTGCATAGATAAACGTGATAAACTCATCATCGACATCGGGCATGGTCATGATGTTTTTCGTACTCATGGCCCAGACCTGTGCTTTGGAACGTTCGGCATGGGCGAGATTGCGAACGAGATAATTGGTATAGACCAATGAAGCAACGGCGATAACTGCTGCAAATATCAGCAGGATAAACTTCCAGCGTTGTTGGCTTATCTGATAAGGTTTCATGATGTGCTATTCGTCTCTTTACCGCAAATTACTGAATAAATGTCTGTTTTCTGCACTTTTATTTCAGCTTGGGAGGGGTGCTGATGTCCAAATCAAAATTTTTGTGGTAATTTTGCGGCATGAGTTCAGAAAGAAAAGTAAGAGTGCGTTTTGCACCTAGTCCCACGGGTGGTCTGCACCTTGGAGGCGTACGTACAGCGTTATTTAATTTTCTCTATGCGCGTCAGCATCAGGGAGATTTTATTTTACGTGTCGAGGATACGGATCAGACTCGTTTTGTGCCCGGAGCGGAAGAGTATATCAACGAATGTCTGGCTTGGTGTGGCCTGACACCGGATGAAAGCCCTTCAAAGGGCGGGAAATATGGTCCTTATCGGCAGAGCGAAAGGAAACCAGCTTATCGTCAATATGCCGAACAACTCGTTGCTGGGGGCTATGCTTACTACGCCTTTGATACAGCTGCGGAACTGGAGGAGCAGCGGAAGCTGCAGCCTAACTTCCGCTACA from the Sphingobacterium thalpophilum genome contains:
- a CDS encoding ParB/RepB/Spo0J family partition protein, translating into MAAHQRKTGLGKGLGALLNDSVDIPAKSNQQVEEAPLVTSSPINKTKETGSISHVRVEEISVNPFQPRTEFDPVALQELSESIQLQGLIQPITVRKISDGNYQLISGERRLRASRLAGLTEIPAYIRTANDQQMLEMALIENIQRENLNAIEVALSFQRMIEECNLKQEELGERVSKNRSTVTNYLRLLKLPPVIQAAIRDGALTMGHARALINIPEVDKQLYIFKLIIDQGLSVRKAEELVRELQKGGKKKTGKEKPAMSFQLQKIEDDLASKFSSRVKLNLKSAKGKGAIEIPFESEDDLSRILELLDW
- a CDS encoding DUF5683 domain-containing protein, which gives rise to MAKLVSLFLALFAVLLVNGQTVDSISKKQVTTVKSDSLKAKSLQDTVKKESRKERKRREKEEAKAKEKTVFKDSTRLAIEAKNRQAWKRSLILPGWGQYTNGGVWWIKVPAIYGGLLSTVLVFDFNNRYYKELLGVLQARADGRAVEDPYYNGVPDQSIIRAKDNARRNRDLMVLLTLGVYGLNVAEAYIDSMLKYRWNIGEDKPKKTALSIGPTLMDAGLASGTYSFKPTVGLKLSMKFN
- the dapB gene encoding 4-hydroxy-tetrahydrodipicolinate reductase, translating into MNIVLLGYGKMGQIIERYALKRGHQIFLIVDENNRPGLTIDDIKGADVAIDFSIPAAALDNMDLCLEAGVPIVVGTTGWYDQLEQVKNKCAEKNGTILYGSNFSIGVNVFFHVNRILAKALQPYKQYDVQVEEIHHIHKLDAPSGTAITIAEGILDNSDVKSKWVNTVVGEQDEIIPKPDELLIESHRIEEVPGTHTVLYSSEVDQIEFKHTAHSRDGFALGAVVAAEWLNGKKGFYQVTEIFDFNK
- the lepB gene encoding signal peptidase I is translated as MWLIIFAVLTAISGYGLWQLFVKAGRKGWEAIVPFYSQYIQAKLTNRPTWWVILLLVPIVNVFIFYNLYLDFIHCFGKRRFWENAAAVLVPFIVLPMWAKDNNVRFLNGLYAKNLKAAAQEGVELTEEKRDEIEQESYKEYKIKYPYKKSMVREWADAIVFATVAASLIRGFLIEAYMIPTGSMERTLLIGDFLFVSKLNYGPRVPNTPIAFPFAHHTMPVTGGKAYSELIELPYKRLPGFQKIKRNDVVVFNFPAGDTVALENQNASYYDLVRAYGWQTVNAQFTIQARPIDKRENYIKRCVGLPGDKIFMKDAKLFVNDQPGFDPPESQLDYIVLTDGSPLNMDRLRELRIEGGASDQQPGVYQLFMTKDELELVKSWSNVKEIRRNTAGEGAYPYDPQYKWDFDNFGPILIPKKGWTVALNAQTLPIYERAIRVYENNKLEKRADGIYVNDVKADHYTFKMDYFWMMGDNRHNSLDSRGWGFVPEDHIVGKALFTWMSWDDIGTGLSKIRWNRIFKGIH
- a CDS encoding pyridoxine 5'-phosphate synthase; this encodes MTRLSVNINKIATLRNSRGGNNPNLLAAALACERFGAQGITVHPRPDERHIRYQDVFDLKAEIQTELNIEGNCQEQKFVDLVLANKPAQVTLVPDTLGQLTSNHGWDTIKHKDYLSDMCKLFKDAGIRVSIFVDPVEEMVEAAAATGTDRVELYTEGYASEYGFDKEAAIKPYFKAALKAREVGLGLNAGHDLDLNNLQYFNQHIPELLEVSIGHALISDALYLGLEETIKRYLACLK
- the cdaA gene encoding diadenylate cyclase CdaA encodes the protein MDGIDYSLFSGFRLLDVIDIILVAIIIYYIYSLIRGTIAVNILIGVALFYGVYIVVKQMHMRLLTEIFGGFISVGSIALIVVFQQEIRRFLLHVGKNISMKRKKVFWSFLGNKKAIQKDLTEDLRPVIEACRSMSRTRTGALLVFSKYFDEEYYQSSGEYIDAQISKRLIESIFHKNSPLHDGAVVIVDFKIMTASCVLPLSDSEDLPLQFGLRHRAAIGVTEISDAVAVIVSEETGEISFAKDGNVNMNVSPEELEQLLKDEL
- a CDS encoding DUF2911 domain-containing protein; protein product: MKKSFFTIATAAVLLLTANAASAQLKLPAASSAQTVTQGLGIENVTLSYSRPSMNGRKIFGELVPYNEVWRTGANTNTTLTFEGDVSLNGHKLAAGTYALFTIPNKSEWTVIISKNTKQWGAYTYNQAEDALRFNVKPQTLNTAVETFTISFDNVTPTSAVLSLAWEKTAIKVDLKVEQQAKILASIDEAMKGEKKPYFAAAQYYFNNNLDLNKALVWFDEAAKAQPKAAHVLYWKAKAQLKAGDKKGAIETATKGVEVATEGKNSEYIKLNTQVLNAAKK
- a CDS encoding sugar MFS transporter — protein: MTTNPNSGRTAIVPMLICCALFFILGYITWANGALIPFVRLAFNLETDTQAFLILFASYIAYFFLALPSSWILSKIGFKNGLVASLVLIIIGALIILPAASNLSYQLFLIAIFVQASGMALLQTAINPYLSIIGPIESAAQRISIVGIFNKTAGMIVPVVLGSILLKDYDTISSKIKELKVGAEHDALLAELSERLHGPYIGVAVGVAILAIIVFAVKMPDVDVNKEEEESDEAAVAGTRKTSIFQFPHLFLGFLAIFFCVAVEVMAGDIIGTYGRLLSLPPFFVKYGTTFTLVCMLVGYFIGIITIPRFVSQQTALRICTLVGIAFTAISAFSTGLTSYIFVALLGVANALMWPAIFPLGIKGLGRFTKVGSGVMIMGIAGGAIWPLIYGYLKDTLHVDFQHAFLFAMVPAYLYILFFAVKGHQVGKNG
- a CDS encoding hotdog fold thioesterase; protein product: MSKIWFQHYNIDEINVFFNKYLSGLLEIQATQIDDNSITATMPVTDKVKQPHGILHGGASVVLAESLGSIASNLVVDPEKYRGVGLEVNANHLRPVSSGVITAICSPIHIGRSTHVWEIKMYDRFNKLNCISRLTVAIVPK
- a CDS encoding DinB family protein — translated: MKPLKSDEYPAVYAPYIETVVDDNVLDALEEQILSFPAFLDSIPEERGNFKYAEDKWTIKEVVGHVIDNERIMAYRALRFSRNDLKELTGYDQDYLIQYSRYNERTLESLSKEFTYLRKANMMLFNSFNEAELERKGMASERLVSVKALLYVIAGHLNHHRIIIQERYLNSDDVKNLVSALQH
- a CDS encoding sensor histidine kinase; translated protein: MKPYQISQQRWKFILLIFAAVIAVASLVYTNYLVRNLAHAERSKAQVWAMSTKNIMTMPDVDDEFITFIYAVRDSLNLPAIITDDKEEIIFWRNLDSTKTNIKPMHNDSVTKHLDYDPEYFQKQLAFMKKSHAPITLELENGQKWHVYYKDSWFLQQLRVFPYVQLSLIALFLIIAYTVFNSIRKSEQNLVWVGLTKEAAHQLGTPISSLMGWLELIRIKFDAEEDDTLNEMENDIKRLEIVADRFSKIGSTPVLTNHNLYEVIENYVDYFRVRTSNKITFELTGDKHVEAKLNVPLFDWIIENLLKNGVNAIGTEGKITVNISENIAKEEIFIDISDTGKGIPRSDFDSIFQPGFTTRKRGWGLGLSLTKRMVRYHQGQIFVKESEIGKGTTFRIILKSNLKYEATQI